The Corvus hawaiiensis isolate bCorHaw1 chromosome 2, bCorHaw1.pri.cur, whole genome shotgun sequence genome includes a window with the following:
- the MTRF1 gene encoding peptide chain release factor 1, mitochondrial, with product MKPFQKVCLFKSLLANCYCCSQLDSCLLLPAAKKIGCVVGLHNHGSWRPKPLLDTTRFTLSFNSWHRNNHQDSQALWKHEAVQKYLESLSKEYQQISHLLSADLLNGFEQRTLRRRSADLSPIAAAFQEIKEAEREAQELEAMCTDLDSRDEKQLLELALEEKESLDKKMNVLCRKLFQLLVPKEKYDRSPVILEVTAGRTTGGDICQQFTKEMFEMYQNYADYKRWTFDIVNYTPAEIGGLHHAAAHISGENVYRHLKYEGGTHRVQRIPETGMSSRMQRIHTGTMSVIVLPQPEEVDVKVDPKDLRIDTFRARGAGGQHVNKTDSAVRIVHLPTGLAVECQQERSQQMNREIALRTLRAKLYQQIMEKQISQEQSARKLQLGTRAQSERIRTYNFTQDRVTDHRISYDARNIKEILSGKEALDKLINRLLEFAEIEAVTRYLENLQALEGGG from the exons atgaaaccttTCCAAAAGGTCTGTCTTTTCAAGAGCCTGCTTGCCAATTGCTACTGTTGCAGCCAACTTGACAGCTgtcttctccttcctgctgcgAAGAAGATAGGCTGTGTGGTGGGACTGCACAACCATGGATCTTGGAGGCCAAAGCCTTTATTGGACACAACCAGATTCACTCTGTCTTTTAACAGTTGGCACAGGAACAACCATCAGGATTCTCAAGCTTTATGGAAGCATGAGGCTGTGCAGAAGTATCTGGAGAGTCTCAGCAAGGAGTACCAGCAGATTAGTCATCTGTTAAGTGCAGACTTATTAAATGGCTTTGAACAAAGAACCCTGAGGAGAAGATCTGCCGATCTGTCCCCCATTGCAGCTGCGTTTCAAGAAATCAAAGAGGCTGAAAGAGAAGCTCAGGAGTTAGAAGCAATGTGCACAG ATCTAGACAGCAGAGATGAGAAACAACTTCTAGAGCTTGCCttagaagagaaggaaagccTGGATAAAAAAATGAACGTCTTGTGCAGAAAG cttttccagcttctagtgccaaaggaaaaatatgataGAAGTCCTGTCATATTAGAAGTGACAGCTGGCAGAACAACTGGAG gggaCATCTGCCAGCAGTTCACTAAAGAAATGTTTGAGATGTACCAGAACTATGCCGACTACAAACGTTGGACCTTTGACATCGTGAACTATACGCCGGCTGAGATAG GAGGGTTGCATCATGCTGCTGCTCATATTTCAGGAGAGAATGTCTACAGGCATCTGAAGTATGAAGGAGGGACTCACCGAGTGCAGCGAATCCCTGAGACGGGCATGTCATCAAGAATGCAGCGTATTCACACTGGGACAATGTCAGTCATTGTCCTCCCTCAGCCAGAGGAG GTTGATGTTAAAGTGGATCCCAAAGATTTGCGTATTGATACATTcagagccagaggagcaggagggcaaCACGTTAACAAAACTGATAGTGCTGTGAGAATTGTGCACCTTCCCACAG GACTGGCCGTTGAGTGCCAGCAGGAGCGGTCCCAGCAGATGAACAGGGAAATAGCTCTGCGGACACTGAGAGCTAAGCTGTACCAGCAGATCATGGAAAAGCAGATCAGTCAAGAGCAGAGCGCCAGGAAACTGCAG TTGGGAACAAGAGCCCAGTCAGAGAGAATTCGTACTTACAACTTCACCCAGGACAGAGTCACTGACCACAGGATCTCATATGATGCACGCAATATCAAG GAAATTCTAAGTGGGAAAGAAGCACTGGATAAGCTAATCAACAGACTACTGGAGTTTGCAGAGATAGAGGCTGTCACACGGTATCTAGAAAATTTGCAGGCTTTAGAAGGAGGAGGCTGA
- the WBP4 gene encoding WW domain-binding protein 4, translating into MADYWKSQPKKFCDYCKCWIADNRPSIEFHERGKNHKENVAKRISEIKKKSLEKAKEEENMSKEFAAMEEAAMKAYQEDMKRLGIKPDDVGSSSTQSKMQSNTVETKGKKEKKEKKEKKEKKKKTSQDASMPAKIDTKEWVQGLSPEGYTYYYNTKTGESQWEKPKGFQGNSQNSQTGAEWVEGVTEDGHTYYYNTQTGVSTWEKPDGFVSSSNEKGQHDKPAETESESDSEDSENEAESPETNFKRKGDNGEESEEGKKSPKAKKLSPYGKWREVKSEETVDKEESTSASQETSSDGSNKTNPYGKWKALKEVGEEQEEEEAGEKVDLELPSTESDNVAPPVLEDPEEETVIFREKTVTSLGDLTEGVPTFKKRKFENGKSRNLRQRLSDHIPRYANLCITAVPCFWCPPPSPLLC; encoded by the exons ggCCGATTACTGGAAATCTCAGCCTAAAAAATTCTGCGATTACTGCAAGTGCTGGATAGCAGACAACAGACCT AGCATTGAGTTTcatgaaagaggaaagaatcATAAAGAAAATGTGGCAAAAAGAATTAGTGAG attaaaaagaaaagcttggaaaaggcaaaagaagaagaaaacatgtCAAAAGAATTTGCAGCAATGGAGGAGGCTGCAATGAAAGCATATCAAGAGGATATGAAAAGGCTTGGAATTAAGCCAG atgATGTAGGTTCCAGTTCAACACAGAGTAAAATGCAGAGCAACACAGTGGAAactaaaggaaagaaagaaaagaaagagaagaaagaaaagaaagaaaagaaaaaaaagacatctcaGGATGCCTCAATGCCAGCAAAAATTGATACGAAGGAGTGGGTGCAAGGATTATCTCCTGAAGGCTATACATACTACTACAACACAAAAACTGGAG aatcACAGTGGGAGAAACCTAAAGGATTCCAAGGCAACTCTCAAAACTCACAAACG GGAGCAGAGTGGGTAGAAGGTGTCACTGAAGATGGTCATACCTATTACTATAACACACAGACTGGAG TATCCACATGGGAGAAACCGgatggttttgtttcctcttcaAATGAGAAGGGTCAGCATGACAAGCCTGCTGAAACAGAGTCTGAATCAGACTCAGAAGATAGTGAGAATGAAGCAGAGAGTCCAGAAACAAACTTCAAG agGAAAGGAGATAATGGTGAAGAatcagaggaagggaaaaaatctcCTAAAGCTAAAAAGTTAAGCCCTTATGGGAAATGGCGAGAAGTTAAGTCAGAAGAAACCGTGGATAAAGAGGAGAGTACATCAGCTTCCCAAGAAACCTCTAGTGATGGATCTAACAAGACCAACCCTTACGGAAAATGGAAAGCACTTAAGGAAGTAGgggaagaacaagaagaagaagaagcagg TGAAAAAGTGGACCTGGAGCTTCCAAGTACAGAGAGTGACAATGTGGCACCCCCAGTGCTAGAGGATCCAGAAGAGGAAACAGTGATATTTAGGGAGAAGACAGTCACCTCCCTTGGAGACCTGACAGAAGGGGTGCCAACATTTAAGAAGAGGaaatttgaaaatggaaaatctaGAAACTTAAGACAAAGACTAAGTGATCA TATTCCCAGATACGCAAATCTCTGTATCACCGCTGTGCCGTGTTTCTGGTGTCCTCCACCttctcccctgctctgctga